In a genomic window of Vicinamibacterales bacterium:
- the arsB gene encoding ACR3 family arsenite efflux transporter, with amino-acid sequence MTPTDAAATTTKRLNPFERYLSLWVGICMLVGIAIGKAVPGITDGLRRLEFGQGSQINVPIAVLIWLMITPMMMKVDFASIRDIGRRPRGLFITLFVNWLVKPFSMALFGWFFFRLLFSPWISAADADQYIAGTIILAAAPCTAMVFVWSYLTDGDPAYTLVQVSVNDLIMPVLFAPIVRLLVSGASSLNVPFQVLLYSVVVFIVIPLAAGILLRRWLVAGGGRERFERDILPRFAPISMLALLATLVLIFAFQADNITSKPLHVGLIAVPILVQVYFNSSLTYGLMRLFGVEYGVAAPGALIGASNFFELAVATAIALFGPESGAALATVVGVLIEVPVMLSVCAVCNRTRHWFPAPREAA; translated from the coding sequence ATGACACCGACAGACGCGGCCGCAACGACGACCAAGCGGCTCAATCCCTTCGAACGCTACCTCAGCCTCTGGGTCGGCATCTGCATGCTCGTCGGCATCGCGATTGGCAAGGCGGTGCCCGGCATCACCGACGGTCTGCGGCGACTCGAGTTCGGCCAGGGCAGCCAGATCAACGTGCCGATCGCCGTGCTCATCTGGCTGATGATCACGCCGATGATGATGAAGGTCGACTTCGCGTCGATTCGCGACATCGGCCGGCGTCCCCGCGGCCTGTTCATCACCCTCTTCGTGAACTGGCTGGTCAAGCCCTTCTCGATGGCGCTGTTCGGCTGGTTCTTCTTCCGGCTGCTGTTCAGTCCGTGGATCTCGGCCGCCGATGCGGATCAGTACATCGCGGGCACCATCATCCTCGCGGCGGCCCCGTGCACCGCGATGGTGTTCGTCTGGAGCTACCTCACCGACGGCGATCCCGCGTACACGCTGGTGCAGGTCTCCGTGAACGACCTGATCATGCCGGTGCTGTTCGCCCCGATCGTGCGCCTGCTCGTCAGCGGCGCCTCGTCGCTGAACGTGCCGTTCCAGGTGCTGCTCTACTCGGTCGTCGTGTTCATCGTCATCCCGCTGGCCGCGGGCATCCTGCTCCGCCGGTGGCTGGTGGCGGGCGGCGGCCGGGAGCGATTCGAGCGGGACATCCTGCCGCGCTTCGCGCCCATCAGCATGCTGGCCCTGCTGGCCACGCTGGTGCTGATCTTCGCGTTCCAGGCGGACAACATCACCAGCAAGCCGCTGCACGTGGGGCTCATCGCGGTGCCGATTCTGGTGCAGGTCTACTTCAACTCGTCGCTGACCTACGGGTTGATGCGCTTGTTCGGCGTCGAGTACGGCGTCGCCGCGCCGGGGGCCCTCATCGGGGCGAGCAACTTCTTCGAGTTGGCGGTGGCCACGGCGATCGCGCTCTTCGGCCCCGAGTCGGGGGCGGCCCTGGCCACCGTCGTCGGCGTGCTGATCGAAGTGCCAGTCATGTTGTCGGTCTGTGCGGTGTGCAACCGCACACGGCATTGGTTTCCGGCACCACGGGAGGCTGCGTAG
- a CDS encoding metalloregulator ArsR/SmtB family transcription factor translates to MATPLVDLETVLKVLGDRTRLRILGLLLQGEICVCDIHETLKAPQPKVSRHLAVLRKAGLVETRRQGLWVQYRLADLANPQLAAVADAVRQALAQMESVQRDAARLQQRGSSCTPVPLTFVRAGTSDGPMRRRATPST, encoded by the coding sequence ATGGCGACACCGCTGGTCGACCTCGAAACCGTGCTCAAGGTGCTCGGCGACCGCACCAGGCTGCGTATTCTGGGCCTGCTGCTGCAGGGCGAGATCTGCGTCTGCGACATCCACGAGACGCTCAAGGCCCCGCAGCCCAAGGTGTCGCGCCACTTGGCGGTCCTGCGGAAGGCGGGCCTCGTCGAGACGCGGCGGCAGGGCCTGTGGGTGCAGTACCGACTCGCCGACCTCGCGAACCCGCAGCTGGCGGCGGTCGCCGACGCCGTGCGCCAGGCGCTGGCACAGATGGAGTCGGTGCAGCGCGACGCGGCGCGCCTGCAGCAACGCGGGAGCAGCTGCACGCCGGTGCCCCTGACCTTTGTTCGCGCGGGCACATCGGATGGGCCGATGCGCCGCCGCGCAACGCCTTCGACCTGA
- a CDS encoding ArsJ-associated glyceraldehyde-3-phosphate dehydrogenase: MTTRIGINGFGRMGRLALRAGWGRPDLEFVHINEIAGGPETAAHLLTFDSVHGRWPHVVEARPDAITIDDTAVSFSSASKVGEGPWAEHQLDIVLECSGKFRTVESLAPYFAAGVRTVIVAAPVKTGALNIVMGVNDHLYDPSVHRLVTAASCTTNCLAPVVKVVHEALGIRHGVITTIHDITNTQTVVDAPRKDLRRARASSLSLIPTSTGSATAIGLIYPELLGKLSGLAVRVPLLNASLTDCVFEVQRPTTVEEVNAAFEQAAAGPLAGILGYETRPLVSVDFKDDPRSSIVDAGSTMVVDGTCVKVLAWYDNEIGYVNRMVELAQKVGATR, from the coding sequence ATGACCACACGCATTGGGATCAACGGCTTCGGCCGGATGGGGCGACTTGCGCTCCGCGCAGGGTGGGGACGCCCCGATCTGGAGTTCGTCCACATCAATGAGATCGCCGGCGGACCCGAGACCGCCGCGCACTTGCTGACGTTCGACTCCGTCCACGGGCGGTGGCCGCACGTGGTCGAGGCCAGGCCGGACGCCATCACGATCGACGACACCGCCGTTTCGTTCTCGAGCGCGAGCAAGGTCGGCGAGGGCCCGTGGGCCGAGCACCAGCTCGACATCGTGCTCGAATGCAGCGGCAAGTTCCGCACCGTCGAGTCGCTCGCCCCGTACTTCGCAGCGGGCGTGCGCACGGTGATCGTCGCCGCGCCCGTCAAGACCGGGGCGCTGAACATCGTGATGGGCGTCAACGACCATCTCTACGATCCCAGCGTCCATCGCCTGGTCACGGCCGCCTCCTGCACGACGAACTGCCTGGCGCCCGTCGTCAAGGTGGTGCATGAGGCGCTCGGCATCCGGCACGGCGTTATCACGACCATTCACGACATCACCAACACGCAGACGGTGGTCGATGCGCCGCGCAAGGACCTGCGGCGAGCGCGCGCCAGCAGCCTGTCGCTCATTCCGACCAGCACCGGCTCCGCCACCGCGATCGGACTCATCTACCCCGAGCTGCTCGGCAAGTTGAGCGGGCTCGCCGTTCGCGTGCCGCTGCTGAACGCCTCGCTGACCGACTGCGTGTTCGAGGTCCAGCGACCGACCACCGTGGAGGAAGTCAACGCGGCGTTCGAGCAGGCCGCGGCCGGACCGCTGGCGGGCATTCTGGGCTACGAGACACGTCCGCTGGTCTCGGTCGATTTCAAGGACGACCCACGGTCGTCGATCGTGGACGCCGGATCGACCATGGTCGTCGACGGCACCTGCGTGAAGGTGCTCGCCTGGTACGACAACGAAATCGGCTACGTGAACCGCATGGTCGAACTCGCGCAGAAAGTGGGCGCGACCCGGTGA
- the arsJ gene encoding organoarsenical effux MFS transporter ArsJ — MSADARAVSAPSSTISLRNYVTVTAAYWAFTITDGALRMLVLLHFNQLGYTPVQLAFLFLLYEFFGIVTNLVGGWVASRTGVRFTLVLGLVLQVFALALLAALNREWGMAASVAYVMTCQALSGIAKDLTKMSAKSAVKVLVPKGDDSGLFKWVAVLTGSKNALKGAGFFVGGVLLAALGFRGALLAMAGGVLLVLLFVLTTLPSHIGQAKKKTAFAGILSNSTGINRLSLARMALFAARDVWFVVSVPIFLASVLGWSFAQVGGFMALWVIAYGAVQSASPVILRVVTRGHAPGPGLTSALGLGLAAVTALIPLGLRWQWPAAPTMLVGLGLFGIVFALNSAVHSYLVLAYSDADRVSLSVGFYYMANACGRLMGTLLSGVLYQVAGVSASLWGAVVLAGVAGVVALALPPVSDAATAWTSVKGDD; from the coding sequence GTGAGCGCCGACGCCCGGGCCGTGTCGGCCCCGTCGTCGACCATCAGCCTTCGCAACTACGTCACCGTGACGGCCGCCTACTGGGCGTTCACCATCACGGACGGCGCGCTGCGGATGCTGGTGCTGCTGCATTTCAACCAGCTCGGGTACACCCCGGTCCAGCTCGCGTTCCTGTTCCTGCTCTATGAGTTCTTCGGCATCGTCACCAATCTGGTCGGCGGCTGGGTGGCCTCGCGCACCGGCGTGCGGTTCACCCTCGTGCTCGGCCTGGTGCTGCAGGTGTTCGCGCTGGCGCTGCTGGCCGCGTTGAATCGCGAATGGGGCATGGCGGCATCGGTGGCCTACGTGATGACCTGCCAGGCGCTCTCGGGCATCGCGAAGGACTTGACCAAGATGAGCGCGAAGAGCGCCGTCAAGGTGCTGGTGCCGAAGGGCGACGACTCCGGCCTGTTCAAGTGGGTCGCGGTACTGACCGGCTCCAAGAACGCACTCAAGGGGGCGGGCTTCTTCGTCGGCGGCGTCTTGTTGGCGGCGTTGGGATTCCGTGGAGCACTGCTGGCGATGGCCGGCGGCGTGCTGCTGGTGCTGCTGTTCGTCCTGACCACGCTGCCCAGCCACATTGGTCAGGCGAAGAAGAAGACCGCCTTCGCCGGCATCCTCTCGAACTCGACCGGGATCAACCGACTGTCGCTGGCGCGGATGGCGCTGTTCGCGGCCCGGGACGTCTGGTTCGTCGTCAGCGTGCCGATCTTCCTCGCTTCCGTGCTCGGCTGGTCGTTCGCCCAGGTGGGTGGGTTCATGGCGCTGTGGGTCATCGCGTATGGCGCGGTGCAGAGCGCCTCCCCGGTGATCCTGCGCGTCGTGACCAGGGGCCACGCACCGGGACCGGGACTGACGAGCGCGTTGGGTCTCGGCTTGGCCGCGGTCACGGCGCTCATCCCGCTGGGATTGCGCTGGCAGTGGCCGGCAGCTCCCACCATGCTGGTCGGCCTCGGGCTGTTCGGCATCGTGTTCGCGCTGAACTCCGCCGTGCACTCCTACCTGGTGCTGGCCTACTCGGACGCCGACCGCGTCTCGCTCAGCGTGGGCTTCTACTACATGGCCAACGCATGCGGCCGTTTGATGGGCACGCTGCTGTCGGGGGTGCTGTATCAGGTCGCCGGCGTCTCGGCGTCGCTCTGGGGCGCCGTAGTGCTGGCCGGTGTGGCCGGTGTGGTGGCGTTGGCGCTGCCGCCGGTGAGCGATGCGGCCACGGCGTGGACAAGCGTGAAAGGCGACGATTAG